One genomic window of Luteitalea pratensis includes the following:
- the infA gene encoding translation initiation factor IF-1, whose amino-acid sequence MSKDDLIDVQGTVTAVHSGGLYRVQCDSGQEVLAQLSGRMRRFRIKVVPGDRVTVGVSPYDPVRGIITFRVR is encoded by the coding sequence TTGAGCAAAGACGATCTGATTGATGTCCAGGGAACCGTCACGGCCGTGCACAGCGGCGGACTGTACCGCGTGCAGTGCGATTCGGGCCAGGAAGTACTGGCACAGCTGAGCGGCCGCATGCGCCGGTTCCGCATCAAGGTGGTGCCTGGCGACCGGGTGACGGTCGGCGTATCCCCCTACGACCCGGTCCGCGGGATCATCACCTTCCGCGTCAGGTAG